The following are encoded in a window of Miltoncostaea marina genomic DNA:
- a CDS encoding glycosyltransferase — MHTLGSERTAPAVPARRPPLEPASRLAQALVLIALLAGAAYLTWRWGFTLDGAATWLALPLVVAETYAVAMLGMLALSAWRLARRPTPPPLQGQTVAVLVATFDEDPDVLRPTVVGALAIRNDPRPEVWVLDDGARDWVREMCDELGARYLSRPPPRRHAKAGNINHALERVEARFLVTLDADHVPRPELLERMLGHFADPSVAVVQAPQAFYNRGFGHPRSEDDPLRNEQSIFFDVVCRGKDRNGAAFWCGCPSVIRRAALERVGGVAVDTVVEDAHTSMRLHAAGWRTVYHDEVMALGLAPEEIGAFVVQRARWARGSLQMLRLDPPLLRRGLTWRQRLEYTASCLHFLEGPQRLVALLVPGAVLATGALPLATDPLLYAAVFVPPAVLTPLASIAMTRGRYRVLEGERYSIVRMEAYLRALAALPRGRGGGFRVTPKGARAGGSPVARAMAVPLAVAGVTLAAVGYQTAAQLLDLPGRLPAAASTVTTLWAFLNVGLIAYTYAWARGVQHRRRSHRFPVAMHAAYSGDDGGPAIDSRVTDLSRHGARLVVREPREPGERLRLVLLLDDGPVEVTGVIATVTAGVPGEGWTIGLDFDPVDAATADAIVRWCFRHPFGLERPVGPPPPPVAAPADPAPYFASMLAAAQTAATEAPGERGRGPAGG, encoded by the coding sequence GCCCCCGCCGTCCCGGCCCGGCGACCGCCCCTTGAGCCCGCCTCGCGCCTGGCGCAGGCGCTCGTGCTCATCGCGCTCCTCGCCGGCGCCGCCTACCTCACCTGGCGCTGGGGCTTCACCCTTGACGGCGCGGCGACCTGGCTGGCCCTGCCCCTGGTGGTGGCCGAGACCTACGCCGTGGCGATGCTCGGGATGCTGGCCTTGTCCGCCTGGCGGCTCGCCAGGCGACCGACCCCACCGCCGCTGCAGGGGCAGACGGTGGCCGTGCTGGTGGCGACCTTCGACGAGGACCCGGACGTGCTGCGTCCGACCGTCGTGGGCGCGCTGGCGATCCGCAACGACCCGCGGCCCGAGGTGTGGGTGCTGGACGACGGCGCGCGCGACTGGGTGCGCGAGATGTGCGACGAGCTGGGCGCGAGGTACCTGTCGCGGCCGCCGCCGCGGCGACATGCCAAGGCGGGGAACATCAACCACGCGCTGGAGCGCGTGGAGGCGCGGTTCCTCGTCACCCTGGACGCCGACCACGTGCCGCGGCCCGAGCTCCTCGAGCGGATGCTGGGTCACTTCGCCGACCCCTCGGTGGCGGTGGTGCAGGCGCCCCAGGCCTTCTACAACCGGGGCTTCGGCCATCCGCGCAGCGAGGACGACCCGCTGCGCAACGAGCAGAGCATCTTCTTCGACGTGGTCTGCCGCGGGAAGGACCGCAACGGCGCCGCCTTCTGGTGCGGCTGCCCGTCGGTCATCCGCCGGGCGGCGCTCGAGCGGGTGGGCGGCGTGGCCGTCGACACCGTGGTGGAGGACGCCCACACCAGCATGCGCCTGCACGCGGCCGGCTGGCGCACCGTCTACCACGACGAGGTGATGGCGCTCGGCCTGGCGCCCGAGGAGATCGGGGCCTTCGTCGTGCAGCGCGCGCGCTGGGCGCGCGGGTCGCTGCAGATGCTGCGCCTCGACCCGCCGCTCCTGCGGCGCGGCCTCACCTGGCGCCAGCGCCTGGAGTACACCGCGAGCTGCCTGCACTTCCTGGAGGGGCCGCAGCGGCTCGTCGCGCTGCTGGTGCCGGGCGCCGTGCTGGCCACGGGCGCGCTGCCGCTCGCCACCGACCCGCTGCTCTACGCGGCCGTGTTCGTGCCGCCCGCGGTGCTGACGCCGCTGGCCTCGATCGCCATGACCCGCGGCCGCTACCGGGTGCTGGAGGGCGAGCGCTACTCGATCGTGCGCATGGAGGCCTACCTGCGGGCGCTGGCGGCGCTGCCGCGGGGCCGCGGCGGCGGCTTCCGGGTGACCCCGAAGGGCGCCCGCGCGGGCGGCTCGCCGGTGGCCCGGGCGATGGCGGTGCCGCTCGCCGTGGCCGGGGTGACGCTCGCCGCGGTCGGCTACCAGACGGCCGCCCAGCTGCTCGACCTGCCCGGCCGCCTGCCGGCGGCCGCGTCCACCGTCACCACCCTCTGGGCGTTCCTCAACGTCGGCCTGATCGCTTACACCTACGCCTGGGCGCGCGGCGTGCAGCACCGCCGGCGCAGCCACCGCTTCCCGGTCGCCATGCACGCGGCCTACTCAGGCGACGACGGCGGACCCGCGATCGACAGCCGGGTGACCGACCTGTCGCGCCACGGCGCCCGCCTGGTCGTGCGCGAGCCCCGCGAGCCGGGCGAGCGGCTGCGCCTGGTGCTGCTGCTGGACGACGGGCCGGTGGAGGTGACCGGCGTCATCGCCACCGTCACCGCCGGGGTGCCTGGCGAGGGCTGGACGATCGGGCTCGACTTCGATCCCGTGGACGCCGCCACCGCCGACGCCATCGTGCGCTGGTGCTTCCGGCACCCGTTCGGCCTGGAGCGGCCGGTCGGGCCGCCGCCGCCGCCGGTCGCGGCGCCGGCCGACCCGGCGCCCTACTTCGCCTCCATGCTCGCCGCGGCCCAGACGGCGGCGACCGAGGCGCCCGGCGAGCGGGGAAGGGGGCCGGCCGGCGGATAG
- a CDS encoding tyrosine-type recombinase/integrase, translated as MAHIRGVPKEDPSRWEVRYDVRDEYGRRRQRTKTFRREGDAKKFRRKVEHEADLGTLRDPMLGRVTFGALVERWQQSQAWAGLKPSTAARYATVLRVHVLPRWEKVQLSRITRADADAWVVELSRGRRSPATVGKVYGVWRQALNHAVYLGWLPVNPAAGVPMPRVREREQLYLSPEEVWTLAGAVPPRYRAMILTAAFAGLRFGELAGLRRRNVNLLAGRLTVAESLSQVDRRAAEWTTPKNGKARTVDLPAFLREELTRHWERYTEGGTGPDGVVFTGARGALLDRHNFTRRDFRPAVRRALSAEKHRLRFHDLRHTCAAILIELGTHPKLIADTLGHSSIQITMDRYGHLLERPRAEMLARLDARMLEVERRCGAEAAAPAN; from the coding sequence ATGGCCCACATACGGGGAGTGCCGAAGGAAGACCCGTCGCGGTGGGAGGTCCGCTACGACGTGCGCGACGAGTACGGGCGGCGCCGGCAAAGGACAAAGACGTTCCGCCGCGAGGGGGACGCCAAGAAGTTCCGTCGCAAGGTTGAGCACGAGGCGGACCTCGGCACCCTGCGCGACCCGATGCTCGGCCGCGTCACGTTCGGCGCCCTGGTCGAGCGGTGGCAGCAGTCGCAGGCCTGGGCGGGGCTTAAGCCCTCGACAGCCGCGCGGTATGCGACGGTGCTGCGCGTCCACGTGCTGCCCCGCTGGGAGAAGGTGCAGCTCAGCCGGATCACCCGGGCCGACGCGGACGCCTGGGTGGTCGAGTTGAGCCGCGGGCGGCGCTCGCCGGCGACCGTGGGCAAGGTCTACGGCGTCTGGCGCCAGGCGCTCAACCACGCCGTGTACCTCGGCTGGTTGCCGGTGAACCCCGCCGCGGGCGTGCCGATGCCGCGGGTGCGCGAGCGCGAGCAGCTCTATCTCTCGCCCGAGGAGGTCTGGACGTTGGCCGGCGCCGTGCCGCCGCGGTACCGGGCGATGATCCTGACGGCCGCCTTCGCCGGGCTACGGTTCGGCGAGCTGGCGGGCCTGCGGCGGCGGAACGTGAACCTGCTCGCCGGGCGGCTGACCGTGGCCGAGTCGCTCTCGCAGGTGGACAGGCGCGCCGCCGAGTGGACCACGCCGAAGAACGGCAAGGCGCGCACCGTGGACCTGCCCGCCTTCCTCCGCGAAGAACTGACGCGGCACTGGGAGCGCTACACCGAGGGCGGCACCGGGCCGGACGGCGTCGTGTTCACCGGCGCGCGCGGCGCCCTGCTCGACCGGCACAACTTCACCCGGCGCGACTTCCGGCCCGCGGTCAGGCGCGCGCTCTCGGCAGAGAAGCACCGCCTGCGCTTCCACGACCTGCGCCACACCTGCGCCGCCATCCTCATCGAGCTGGGCACGCACCCGAAGCTCATCGCCGACACGCTCGGGCACTCCTCCATCCAGATCACGATGGACCGTTACGGCCACCTGCTGGAGCGCCCGCGGGCCGAGATGCTCGCCCGGCTCGACGCCCGCATGTTGGAGGTAGAACGGAGGTGCGGCGCGGAAGCAGCGGCGCCGGCGAACTAG
- a CDS encoding DUF6998 domain-containing protein, translated as MTYNPESRTTRELLADWAAIMRALRHRDVIRTNNSPIGDIAEAVVATHYGGTRGSFSQAGWDVLTPAGERIQVKALRTTSTGKRTNLSPIRDADYDYLLIVIFDEDFNVTEALRLSRATVERLYDHNPYVNGRIVRVTRRLRADPEVEAIDLSSVLLPGEQAQ; from the coding sequence ATGACGTACAACCCCGAGAGCCGGACCACCCGAGAACTGCTGGCCGACTGGGCGGCGATCATGCGCGCGCTGCGCCACCGCGACGTCATCCGCACCAACAACAGCCCGATTGGCGACATCGCCGAGGCGGTCGTGGCGACGCACTACGGAGGCACGCGCGGCAGCTTCAGTCAGGCCGGGTGGGACGTTCTCACGCCCGCCGGCGAGCGCATCCAGGTCAAGGCGCTGCGCACGACCAGCACCGGCAAGCGGACGAACCTCAGTCCGATCCGGGACGCCGATTACGACTACCTGCTCATCGTGATCTTCGACGAGGACTTCAACGTGACCGAGGCCCTCCGGCTGTCCCGAGCGACCGTCGAGCGGCTCTACGACCACAACCCCTACGTGAACGGTCGCATCGTGCGAGTCACACGCCGCCTGCGCGCTGACCCGGAAGTGGAGGCGATCGATCTCTCGTCGGTACTGCTACCCGGCGAGCAAGCTCAGTGA